A genomic segment from Salmo trutta unplaced genomic scaffold, fSalTru1.1, whole genome shotgun sequence encodes:
- the LOC115187628 gene encoding membrane-spanning 4-domains subfamily A member 4D, producing the protein MKYTFQSDECMVITIPLGSLRDAQEGQLMPEKFHCVFKDVYKVFLKGQPKALGTAQLIAGVLVLILGLLLVQHSAIVLIYTMPSVLFVAAGMLTYAAGHSPDMCVAKLSFTLNIVSCFWTVAAVVLCTVDVSHGFYGDHQQVFSGIKWMIVVLLVIELVVAMVVIYWESKAVCRQHFNILPMVTLKQDV; encoded by the exons ATGAAGTACACATTTCAGTCAGATGAGTGCATGGTCATCACTATACCTCTGGGCAGTCTCAGAGATGCTCAGGAGGGCCAGCTGATGCCTGAGAAGTTCCACTGTGTCTTCAAAGATGTCTACAAGGTCTTCCTCAAGGGTCAGCCTAAAGCTCTGGGG ACGGCTCAGCTCATTGCTGGAGTCCTTGTCTTGATTCTGGGGCTGCTGCTTGTCCAGCACAGCGCAATAGTTCTGATCTACACCATGCCCAGTGTCCTG TTTGTTGCTGCCGGAATGCTGACCTATGCTGCAGGTCATTCTCCAGATATGTGTGTG GCCAAACTGTCATTTACCTTGAACATCGTCAGCTGTTTCTGGACAGTAGCTGCTGTTGTTCTCTGCACTGTCGACGTCTCTCATGGTTTCTACGGGGACCATCAACAG GTATTTTCTGGAATCAAATGGATGATTGTAGTTCTCCTGGTCATTGAACTGGTTGTTGCCATGGTGGTGATCTACTgggagagtaaagcagtgtgcaGACAGCACTTCAACATTCTG CCCATGGTCACCCTGAAGCAGGACGTATGA